From Bradyrhizobium sp. 4:
GGGCGTGGACGGCATCAAGACCGGCTACACCCGCGCCTCCGGCTTCAATCTCGTGACCTCGATGCGCCGCGGCAACCGCCACCTGATCGGCGTCGTGCTGGGCGGCCGCAGCGGCGGCTCGCGCGACGCCATCATGCGCAACCTGCTCGCGGAGAACCTCGATAAGGCCGCGACCACCCATACCGTCGCCGCGGTCACCGAGCGCAACGGCTCCGACGCCGCTGCCGAAGTCGCTGATGCGTCGGATACCCCGGCACGCTCCGCTCCGCAGGTTCAGGCTGCCCCTGCTCCCGAAGCAGCCCCGTCGCGTCTCGCCGCGCGCCTGTCGACGCTTGCGGCTGCGACTGCCGCGGTGCCGCCGGCTCAGCCCAGATCTGAAGCCAACAAGCCTGAAGTTCGGTCGACTGAATCCAAGATCGAGCCTGCGCCGCTCACCAATGGCGTGATCTCGAGCCAGCCCCTCTCGATCATCCCCGGCTCGTCCGAGCCGATGAAGCCGGTCCGGGTCAAGACCGTGCAGGTCAAGGCCGGCACCGTGAAGGTCGCCTCTGCCGCCCCGGCTCAGATCGCACCGCAGGTCACGAGCACGATCGCGTCCCGCTCCGACGTCGCCGAAACCTCCGGCGCCGTCGTGGCCCGGGCAGACCTCATCAACAAGCCCGAGGTTGCCAGCCAACCGGAGGCGCCGAAGGCCGAGATCGCCCGTACCGAGCTGCCGCGTCAGCCGGCGGGCTTCGGCACCGGCAATGGCATCCTCGGCGTATTGCCGGCCGCCGCCGCCGCCGCACCCGCCCCGGCTGCTACGAAGCTTGCGTCAGCCGACCCGGCGCTGCAGCCGGTCCAGATGAGCACCACCGCGAAGCCGGTCGTCACCCACAGCGGCTGGATCGTCCAGGTCGGCGCGCTCGAGAGCGAGAACGAAGCCCAGCAGCGAATCGACGCGGCGCGCAGCTCGGCTCGCGGCCTGCTCAGCAAGGCCGATCCGTTCACCGAGCCAGTCGTCGCGAAAGACAATCGCAAGCTCTACCGCGCCCGCTTCGCCGGGCTCGACCGCGAGCAGGCGGAAGCCGTCTGCCGCACCCTGAAGCGTGCCGATATCTCCTGCATGACCGTCCGCAACTGATCTTTTCGCGCCGTTCCAATCAAAATGCCCGCGCCTTGCGCGGGCATTTTCATTTTCGGGATACGGTGGCCGACGAGGCTGTTCCACGACAACCTCTCGTCAAGGATTTACGGTTAAAACTTTACGCAAGGGATCGACCACGCCGACAATGGCGGGCATCGGGGCGACGGCAAACAGAGCAAGCGGGGCTCACACGGGACGAGCGTTTGTAGCGTGGTGCCGGAGTTAGCCGTTATGCGTGCGAAGCAGAGTATCCTTGGCCTCGTTTACCCGGGCAGCGAGATACGTCGAGCCCCCCTGGTCGGGATGCAGTTTCTTCATCAGGGACTTGTGAGCCCGGCTGATGTCGTCACGGCCCGCCCCCGGCTGCAGGCCAAGGATCTGATAGGCCTCCTCCGTCGTCATTTTGCCGGTCGCCACCGTGCGGCGCTGCCCCCCTGCCGCGTCGCCCTGCGCGTTCTGACGCCAAGCGGGAAACCGGCGGTCCAGATAGCTTTCAAGTAGGGCCACGCTCTCGGCGTCGAACGCCGGGACCATTGCCAGCAGGGCCGCGAGATCGAACTCATCGAGATCGCGCCCGGCGTGAGGCCCGGCGACGATCCGGCCTCCGAGCTGGCCGGAATCGTGATCGAGCCGCATATCCAGAAATTGCGAGCGCACGCGCGACGCCTGACCGGCCGGGCGCGTCGCGCCGGCGCCGAACAGCCCGCCGATATTGCCGAAGCCGGCGTTTGCCATCGGTGTCCAGCCCAGGAGCCCGGCGCCGAATATCCCGAGCGGGATCGCCACCACCAGTTCGCCCTTCAATCCCGTGAACGCTGCGACAGCCAGCGCGACCACGCCGCCACCGAACCTGATCGCGCGTGCCAGCACGGCCGGATTGGCCGAACGGAACATCTGGAGCAGCAGATAAAGGGTGATAACAGCGATAGCACCGGCAATCAGGGTCATGGCCTGAATATAGTCGGCCTATCGCCAAAAAGCATCGAGTCCTTGGCCCCGCAGACCGCTGCAGCGCTACTTCATCTGGCCGATCAGCCTGGCCGCGCCACTGGCGGTCTTCGCCAACTGCAACAGCGCCTCGCGTCCGCCGGCCGCGTAGGCGGCGGCTGCGCGCAACAGCTCGCGCAACTGCGCCGCCGCGCCCGGATCGAACCGGCACCAGGCGCCGCCGGTCAGGCGCGCGATCTCGCGAAAGGCCTGCTCGGCCACCGCGTCATGGCCTTCCTGAAATACGAACACAGGCACCTTGAGCATGCCGAGCTCGCCGGCCTTGGCGCAGAGTTCGTCGACGTTCTCTTCCATGGCGTCGCCGACGAAGACGACGGCGCGCACGCCGGATGCGACCGCCTCGCGCCGCGCCTCGCTCAGCACCTTGCCGATCTGGGTGTCGCCGCCACGGCAATCGATCTTGCCCATCAGCGTCGCCAGCCTGGCGCTGTCGGAGATCCATCCCGTGGCGCGGCACTCGTTGAAGCCGCGATAGTAGACGAGCCGGATGTCGAGACTGCCGAGCGCGGCGGTCTCACGGAACATGTCAGCCTGAAGCGCACAGGCCATGTCCCAAGTCGGCTGCCGGCTCATCGTCGCATCCAGCGCGAAGATCAGCCGCCCTTTCGCACCGGGCGCATGCGGTGACAGCGCGCGTGCGTTGGCGACGAAGGCGGCGATGTCCTCCGAGGTCGAGGTCCCCGCCTGCGGCACAGCCCTGCCTGGTTGCGTCGAGACGGCATCGCGGCCGCGCGGTTTGATGGGTTCGCCCGACATTTCTTGACCTTAGCGTGAACGGCTAATGTGGTCAGCGCATGCCGCCCGGTCAATGTGCAAAGCCCCCGCAGGCGGAAGCCGGCGGAGGGCTTTGATAATCGGTATCGACGACCAGGACGGCGTCAGCTCTTGGCAGGCGCCATCAAAGCGACCGGCCCGGGCTCGAGAATCTTGGGCGGGGACGATTGGGTGTCGACCGGCGCCACTTCGCTGTCGGTCGCGCTCAGGAACTTGTCGAGCATGCCCTGGATCGAATTCTTGGCCGCGTCCGGACCGGTGTCGCGCATATCGTTGTGCTGGAATTCGGTCTTCACGACCTGGATACCGGCCTTCTCGCATTCCTCGTCGGTCGGGATCACGCCCGCATCGGCCTTGAACTGCGGATCGGTGGAGCGGAACGACAGGATCTTGAACTTGCCGGCAGTGACGAAGGGCACGCGAAGATTGTCGAGCGTGACGACCTTCTTGACCTCATCCGGATACTGCTTGGCGAAATACATCGTGATGTCGCCGCCCATGGAGTGGCCGACCATCGTCACCTTTTCGTAGTCGGCGTTGGGCTGAACCTTCTTCATCTCCTGCATGGCGAGATGGATGTTGGCGACGCCGCGCAGGATCTGCGGCAGCCGGCCGACATAGATCTCACCGGGCTTGGTCACCATCGGAGGATCGGTCGGCAAATCATGCTGCGGGCTGACGACGAGATAGCCGCGCGCGGCGAAAATATTGGCGAGGAAGCCGTACTCGGTGTTCTTGACAGTGTTGCCGTGGTTGATCACGGCGACCGGCATCGTGATCATGCCGGCGTTGGCCTGCATTTCCTTGTCACGACGGATCGCGATATCGACGGGCACCGCACGGTTGTCGCGCGAGGCATCGTAGAAGGTGATGGTCTCGTGCCTGATTGCCCACTTGCTCGCCGTGAAATAGGCGACGCCGCAGAGGGCACTGACCGAAACCAGAACGGCAATTCCACGCTTCATTTTCGTCCTCAGCCTCAGGCTCTTGCGGCCTGAATCCCTGTTGAAAATCGTGTTCTTCCGGAGCTCTTCGGCCCCTGGTCGCCTATTCCCTAATATATGTCACAGCCGCGTGACAGGAAGGCTAAATATTGTGAACTGGCAGCCCTTTCATTGTGCGGCGCACACGTTTGTTGGGCACCTCGCTCTCATACGGCTACGTCAGGGTGCACGTCACCTTCCGACGCAACCTGTCTCGATCGGGTTCAATTTTGCAGTAAACGCGGGGTGAAAACTGTTGAGCGCGGGCTGGGTTCCCACGGGAGACCGGCCGCTTTGATCGACCGGAAGTAGCGATATACCGCCGCCTCAGGCGCCGAGGATGTCGTGGACCTCGAGCGGCTTGTCTACCTGGTTGAACCACTCGGCACGGTTGGCGGCGCGGCGGCGTCCGCGCTCATCGAGCGGAAGCTTGAGCTGGCGGAGCAGGCTCGTCACCTCCTCCCGCGCGGTGAGATGGCCGAGATTGGGTCGCATGCCGAGGGTGGCCTCGTCGATCTCGTCCAGCGCGGTCAGGCCGCGCGGGAAGAACTCGCGATAGACGACGCGTTCGGCGAAGCCGTCGACGTAGCGGAAGCCCAGCCGCATCGACAAATCCTTCAACCCCTCGGCAACCAGCTGCTTGTTGCGGGAGCCGAGCATCGACAGGCGGTTGCGCACGACGATCCAGTCGGTGGTCGCGCCGTCGAGCTGGCGGCGCTTGCGCCTGACATCCCGCACCATCTCGGCGTAGTGGCTCTCGCCCGTCACCGCGTAATTGGCGGGGTCAACGGTGCCGAGCACATCGAAATCGAGGAAGCTGTCGTTGATCGGGGTCACCAGCGTGTCGGCCATCGAGTGCGCAAGCCGCATCAGGTAGCTGTCGGTGCCGGGCGTATCGATGACGATGAAGTCGAAGCTGCTCTCGACCGCCGAGACCGCCTCCATGAACTGAAGGAACTCCGAATTCTCGTTCTCGGCGACCTGCATGGTCTCGCCGAGCTTGATGCAGCGATGCAGCGGCAGTTCGAGGTCGAGCTTGGTGCGGCGCGCCCAGGCGGAACGGTTGTTGATGTAGTGAGTAAAGCTCTGCTGACGGCAGTCGAGGTCGATGGTGGCGACGCGCTGGCCGGCTTTCAGAAGCGCGACTGCGATGTGCAGGGCGGTCGTCGACTTGCCGGAGCCGCCCTTCTCATTGCCGAGCACGACCACATGCGCCGAGCCGGACTGGCCTTGGCTAGCTTGCACAAGCATCGCGATCCTCAACACCCCTGACGAATATCTTCGAGTTGGCCGCGTCTGCGGTCAAGTGAAATGCGTGACAGGCAATACAAATCGCGGCGCGCCGACCTTCATCATGAATCGCCGCGCCGCTTCGCGTCTGTGATCCAACCCACAATGTCGCGACCTCTTACGCGGCTTTGCGCGGGATGCTGTGCCGCATCCGGATGCGTGGCGTCCATGGTCGCCGCTTGTTAAGGTTAGCCCGCCGGGCGCCGGGACGCGCCCGCCGATTCCCCAACTCCGTCGAGTTCTGATGTCACGCAGCCCCTTGATCGCCCGCACGGTCCCCACCTTGCGACGCGCCGTCGACAATCTTCGCAAGCGAAAGGCCACGATCGCGCTGGTCCCGACCATGGGAGCGCTCCATGACGGCCATGTGTCGCTGGTGCGCCTGGCCAGGCGGCGCGCGAGCCGCGTCGTGGTGTCGATCTTCGTCAACCCGACCCAGTTCGCTCCGACCGAGGATTTTGGCGCCTATCCGCGAACCTGGAAGGCCGATCTCGCCAAGCTGGCCGCCGAGGACGTCGATATCGTCTGGCATCCCGGCGCCGAGGCCATGTATCCGGAGGGCTTTGCCACCCGCATCGTGCCGGAGGGACCAGCGCTGGCCGGCCTCGAGGACCGCTTCCGCCCGCATTTCTTCGGCGGCGTCGCCACCGTCGTCGGCAAGCTGTTCACGCAGTGCCGGCCGGATGTCGCGATCTTCGGCGAGAAGGATTTTCAGCAGTTGCGGGTGGTGGCGCAGATGGCCCGCGACCTCGACCTCGGCGTCAAGGTGATCGGTTCCCGCACCGTGCGCGAGCGCGACGGGCTCGCGATGTCCTCGCGCAACGTCTACCTGTCACCACAGGAGCGGCAGACCGCGACCACGCTGTACCGCGCCATGAAGGACAGCGCCGGGCGCATCCGCGTCGGCGAAGAGGTCGCAGCCGCAATGGCACGCGGTGCCGCGATGATCACGGCGGCCGGCTTTGAGCTCGACTATTTCGAGGTGCGCCATGCAGCGACCCTGGCGCCTGTCATCTCGCGCAAGGACGGCCCCTTGCGCATCCTGGTCGCGGCCAAGCTCGGCACGACCCGGCTGATCGACAATATCGCGGTGTAACCGCCAAGGTTGATCTTGCACCTTTGCTCGCCCGGAGGGATGATCGGCACGAGGAAGCGAGCCGACTGGCGGGGCATGTCATCCATCAGCGCGAGGATCGTGAGCTGCGTGCTGGCGCTCGTTGCAGCAGGCGCCGTACAGGCCCAGCAGCGTCCGCCGATCGGCGCCTTCGGCTCGCCGCCCGACGCCATGATCTTCTACGTCGCCCATGGCCCGGCCGATGCCTGCGGGCCCGGGTGTTCCGACTGGATTGCCGCGGAAGGGGCTGTGCAGTGGGATAGCTACAAGCGGCTGATCGCGATCCTCGACCGTCAGGCCGGGCGCAAGCTACCTGTCGTGATCCATAGCTGGGGCGTATCCAATCTCAAGGTCGCAAGCAGCCTCGGCCGCATCCTGCGCGACCGCGGCCTCGACGCCACTGCCGGTACGACCGAGGTCACAGCCTGCGCCGGGAAGCCGGACGCCGAATGCTTTACGCTGAAGCGGCCGGGCGGACCGCTCGATGCAAGATTGTCGGCGTCGAATCTGATTTGCGATTTTGCCTGCGTGCTCGCGCTGGCGGGCGGCGTGCATCGCAGCCTGCCGCCGGGCACGAAGGTTGTGCTGGGCAGCCGCTCCGTCCGTAACCGGCTCGCGCCCAACATCCCGGCTGAGCAGCGCGAGAGCCTCACGGAGTATTTTGGCGAGCAACACCGGAAATATCTGAACGAGATGGGCATTGCGCCCGATCTCGTCGACATCGTGGATGGCATCGGCGAAGGCGGGCGCCCCGTCGTCATACCGCCGTCCGACTGGGCGCGGCTGCACATCGTGACGCCGTCGCAGTGACGCCTCGCAGTGACGCCTTGGGAGTAGCGGACTACAACAACCCGAGATCGCGCAGCTCGCGCCGCATCGGCTCCGGCATCGCCGCGATCGAGCCGGCCGCGGACTTACCGAGATCGGGCGGCACCGAATCGTCGGCGAGATAGCGCCAGCCCTGGAACGGGCGCATCGGCCGCGGCGACACCGCGATCACCTTCGGCTGCATCACGATCCGGCAGCGCCCGATGCCGTCCTTGTCGCGGAACGGCTCGATGCCGATGATCTTTTCGCGCGCGGCGACCTCGCCCTTGATCACCCAATAGAGCGACCCGCCCGACAGGATCTCGGCGTCGCGCTTGGGCACCATGCGGGTGATGTGGATGTGATGCTGCGGCAGACCCTTCTTCTTGGCGGTCTGCATCCGTTCGGCAGTCCACTCCTTCAATTCCTTGACGGATTCGCAGCCGACGGCGAGCTTGATCAGATGTAGTGGCATGCCCCCAGCATTAGCCGGGCAGCCACGCATTTGGAATGCCGATCTACTCGTTATCCGCAGCCGGGGGAGCCGCGGGCGGCGGCGTGAGCGGAACCGGTGCTGCCGCCGGCGCCCGCGCAGCCTTCGGCGCAGGCGGCTTCTTCGCGGCGGGAGCCGCGGTCTGTGCCGAGGCCGCTGCCGGGACGCGCGGAGCCGGCGCGGCCGCTGCGTTCGCTGTGGGCGACGCCTGGCGCGTCGGCGGCTCCGGATTCATGATGCTGACCGGCGGCGTCGACGAGGCACTCGGGAACTCCGCATTGGTCGGCTTGCCCGTCGGCATCGACGGCGGCAGTCCGGCAAGCGCGGCAGTGGCCGGCAACGATTGCGCCGTTGCAGGCGCATTCCAGGTCGGCGCGTAGCGCGCGACCAGCGTGTCGTAGAGATGGGAATCCATGTTGGCGGCGACCTGCTGCTGGTCGGTCAGCGAGCGGAATGCTGCGCAGTCGAACTGCGTGCAGCCGTCGCGCGCGACCAGCACCTGCGCGACCAGGCCGTAGCGATCACGCTCCAGCGATTTGCGCAGCACCTTGATGTCGGGCGTCAGGCTCCTCTCCGCGGTCGCGGCATCGCCGAGCGCCGTCAGCCGGTCGATCCTGGCCGCGGTCGTGGAGACGGCCGCAGCCGCCGCGTCAGGCGCGCCGAACAGCGCCTTCTCGCAGCCAATGGCCACGGCTTCGCCGGCGAGCTCGTCGAGACAGGACAGCGCCGGCAGGCTCGCAGTCATCGCGGCCTGCGCGCGCGCCTCGGTCGGCGTGGTCTGCCCCGCCGGTCCATCGACGCGCACCACGGCAGCCAAGGCGATGGCAATGGCGAGTAGTGCAACAACGGTCAGCGCACCGTTGGCGACCGATCGCTCGGCGCGCAGCAGCGTGACCAGGAGGATCAGTCCGAAGAAGCCGGCAGCCGCCAGCATCATCCACATTGGAAACGCCGGCGAGCGCCAGATTTGGTCGAGCGACGAGGCCCATGCCCAGTTCATGCGCGACGTCCCCTCACGCGAGCAGAGAGCGAATGGTCAAAGCGAGCACCGAGAGTCGGCTGCTGCCCCCGGCCCACCTTTTGAAGGTGAAGCGGGCCTTTTGACGGCGGCAGAATACAATTCCCCGGGACGCGCCAATGCGCGGATAGCGGCGGCCTTCAGGACAGCGCGAGCTGGCTTTCCTTGGCGACGCGTTCGAAGGCTTCGGTCGAGCTCTTGATCCGGTACTGACAGTCGTCACCATCGGTCGGCAGGAGGCGGATGACCTCATACGAGCCGCTGGCAGCGGGGCGTGCGACATTGCTGGCGGTGAACAATACGCGCGCGCCAATAGGGAATTTGTGCTTCAACACCCTCTCCATCACTCAAACAACGCCTGCCACGCCCATGGTCCCACTGCGTCGGCCGGC
This genomic window contains:
- a CDS encoding D-alanyl-D-alanine carboxypeptidase encodes the protein MLRKNLSSSRLARVGVFGLLAVTSAVIFTTDAAEARRHRRHYAHHRVQRDVSESSSPKFASIIVDGNSGSVLQATSPDGIRHPASLTKIMTLYLLFERLESGKLKLDTEMPVSQHAADQDPTKLNLRAGQTIRVEDAIKGLVTRSANDAAVVIAEAIGGDEDDFAQMMTRKARSLGMSRTVYRNANGLPNDEQVTTARDQATLGRAIQERFPRYYRYFATSTFNWRGQSIRNHNHLLGNVEGVDGIKTGYTRASGFNLVTSMRRGNRHLIGVVLGGRSGGSRDAIMRNLLAENLDKAATTHTVAAVTERNGSDAAAEVADASDTPARSAPQVQAAPAPEAAPSRLAARLSTLAAATAAVPPAQPRSEANKPEVRSTESKIEPAPLTNGVISSQPLSIIPGSSEPMKPVRVKTVQVKAGTVKVASAAPAQIAPQVTSTIASRSDVAETSGAVVARADLINKPEVASQPEAPKAEIARTELPRQPAGFGTGNGILGVLPAAAAAAPAPAATKLASADPALQPVQMSTTAKPVVTHSGWIVQVGALESENEAQQRIDAARSSARGLLSKADPFTEPVVAKDNRKLYRARFAGLDREQAEAVCRTLKRADISCMTVRN
- a CDS encoding DnaJ domain-containing protein, yielding MTLIAGAIAVITLYLLLQMFRSANPAVLARAIRFGGGVVALAVAAFTGLKGELVVAIPLGIFGAGLLGWTPMANAGFGNIGGLFGAGATRPAGQASRVRSQFLDMRLDHDSGQLGGRIVAGPHAGRDLDEFDLAALLAMVPAFDAESVALLESYLDRRFPAWRQNAQGDAAGGQRRTVATGKMTTEEAYQILGLQPGAGRDDISRAHKSLMKKLHPDQGGSTYLAARVNEAKDTLLRTHNG
- a CDS encoding VWA domain-containing protein, producing the protein MSGEPIKPRGRDAVSTQPGRAVPQAGTSTSEDIAAFVANARALSPHAPGAKGRLIFALDATMSRQPTWDMACALQADMFRETAALGSLDIRLVYYRGFNECRATGWISDSARLATLMGKIDCRGGDTQIGKVLSEARREAVASGVRAVVFVGDAMEENVDELCAKAGELGMLKVPVFVFQEGHDAVAEQAFREIARLTGGAWCRFDPGAAAQLRELLRAAAAYAAGGREALLQLAKTASGAARLIGQMK
- a CDS encoding alpha/beta fold hydrolase, whose protein sequence is MKRGIAVLVSVSALCGVAYFTASKWAIRHETITFYDASRDNRAVPVDIAIRRDKEMQANAGMITMPVAVINHGNTVKNTEYGFLANIFAARGYLVVSPQHDLPTDPPMVTKPGEIYVGRLPQILRGVANIHLAMQEMKKVQPNADYEKVTMVGHSMGGDITMYFAKQYPDEVKKVVTLDNLRVPFVTAGKFKILSFRSTDPQFKADAGVIPTDEECEKAGIQVVKTEFQHNDMRDTGPDAAKNSIQGMLDKFLSATDSEVAPVDTQSSPPKILEPGPVALMAPAKS
- a CDS encoding division plane positioning ATPase MipZ, whose translation is MLVQASQGQSGSAHVVVLGNEKGGSGKSTTALHIAVALLKAGQRVATIDLDCRQQSFTHYINNRSAWARRTKLDLELPLHRCIKLGETMQVAENENSEFLQFMEAVSAVESSFDFIVIDTPGTDSYLMRLAHSMADTLVTPINDSFLDFDVLGTVDPANYAVTGESHYAEMVRDVRRKRRQLDGATTDWIVVRNRLSMLGSRNKQLVAEGLKDLSMRLGFRYVDGFAERVVYREFFPRGLTALDEIDEATLGMRPNLGHLTAREEVTSLLRQLKLPLDERGRRRAANRAEWFNQVDKPLEVHDILGA
- the panC gene encoding pantoate--beta-alanine ligase, whose translation is MSRSPLIARTVPTLRRAVDNLRKRKATIALVPTMGALHDGHVSLVRLARRRASRVVVSIFVNPTQFAPTEDFGAYPRTWKADLAKLAAEDVDIVWHPGAEAMYPEGFATRIVPEGPALAGLEDRFRPHFFGGVATVVGKLFTQCRPDVAIFGEKDFQQLRVVAQMARDLDLGVKVIGSRTVRERDGLAMSSRNVYLSPQERQTATTLYRAMKDSAGRIRVGEEVAAAMARGAAMITAAGFELDYFEVRHAATLAPVISRKDGPLRILVAAKLGTTRLIDNIAV
- a CDS encoding DUF1489 domain-containing protein, coding for MPLHLIKLAVGCESVKELKEWTAERMQTAKKKGLPQHHIHITRMVPKRDAEILSGGSLYWVIKGEVAAREKIIGIEPFRDKDGIGRCRIVMQPKVIAVSPRPMRPFQGWRYLADDSVPPDLGKSAAGSIAAMPEPMRRELRDLGLL